The DNA segment TATCGGCAGTAAAAACTATACGCCAATGGAAATGGCCACACGGGCCATGTATGAAAACAATCCTGTTGAATTTCTATCTTGGTATTACCATCGTTTTGCTACCTACAGAAACCATGGTCCTAACGAGGTTCATCGCTGGTTAAGCGATAAAAACCTTATTACTCAAAATATAGATGGTTTAGATGGTAAAGCCGGCAATAAAGATTATATTGCTATTCATGGTCGCCTTGATCAAATGACGCTTTATCATCAACAAGGCGATGACGTATCTTGCATAGCAACACCTTGGGAAGATGTAGATTCAGATAATTTAGTGACATCCTTGCTGGAAATATTCAATATAGACCAGCAAACTAAGCGACCTAAATTGAATCAATCGAATAAGCCCTATGTATTATTATTTGATGAATATTACACCGATTTATATCGTATAACGGAAGCGCAAGAGCGAATGATGGCAGCCGAAAAAATGGTATTTATCGGCACGTCTTTTAGTGTGAACATTACCCAAATGGCATTACGTGCAGGCATAAATAACCGCATCCCTATTGAAATTGTTGATCCTGCGCCTATCGAGCTACCTTACGAACATGTGACTTATCACAAAATGAAAGCATCAGAGTATATTCAGCAAGCATAAAGGTGGGAGATTAAAACCCCTTCTATCACCACTTCAGGGGAAAAATATCATTACCTGCCACGGCAAGTTGGCATTCCATCATCCCTGAAGTAATAAAGGGTCCGAGGACCCTTTATTATTTAACAAGTATTTTTATAAATGTTGCTTTAAAAAGTCGACATAAGCATTGGACGCAGTGATCCGATTTACTTTTTTACGAAAGCCATGTCCTTCATCATCAAAGAGAACATATTCAACCGGTACATTGTTTGCTCTGATACCAGCAACCATCTCATCACTCTCAACTTGCAACACCCGTGGGTCGTTAGCACCTTGAACAACTAATACTGGCTTAGTGATATTTTTAGCGTGAAATAATGGCGAAATACGACGTAATCGTTCTTCATCAGTCGCAGGATCGCCCATTTCATCGTACAGGGCTACCTTAAATGCTTCCCACCAAGGTGGAATGCTTTCTAGAGTGCGAAGCCAGTTAGTAACACCAAAAATATTAATACCTACTTCAAACTCATCGGTAAAAGCCATAGCTGCCATTGTCATGTAGCCACCATAGCTGCCACCAATAACACCAATTTTATCGGCGTCGACCCAATCTAAACTTTGTAAATGTTTTTTGCCATAAACAATATCTTGCAGATCGTTTTCACCATGGTTTTTATCATCCAGGTGATAAAAAGTTTTACCGTAACCTGATGAACCGCGATTATTTACCGCAAAAATTGCATAACCTTGATTAACTAAATGTTGAATAACAGCGCGATAGCCTTTTCTAGACTGACCACCAGGGCCACCATGTACCCAAACTAACGCCGGAACTTTATGCTCAGCACTGGCTGTTTTTGGTTTATAAAGTAGTCCTGGAACGACTAACCCGTCAAAGCTTTTAAAGCGCACGACTTCACTGGCGACAAGATCTGATGCCCGCATATCTGCATTCAAAGTTTCAGTCAATTGATTAGCACTTGCAGAGCCTAATTTGTAGGTGAATAGATTGGATGGTGACACATCTGAATTTATATAAAACACCATTTGAGACGAGTCGTTTGAAAAGTTAACGCCACGTAAGTCGCCCGCTGGTAATTTTGGTAAATCAATTGCTTTCCCCGTTGCAACGTCACTAATATGTAACTGCGTTTGCGCATCATTATTAACTCCAACGGTTGCATATTTTCCATCTTTGGAGAAATCAACAAAACTAACATCCCAATCGCTTTTGTAATATAAGCTACGCTCTTTAGTGGCAATATTATATGACCAGGCTTGATTGTATTCACCAAATTCATTGGTGCCATAAATTAATGAAGTTGAATCTGCAGTAAAGGTATATATTCCCTCTTCTATTGCACCTTGTGAAGTACTTAACAATTTAGGAGTTTGGTCATCGCTGGTTAAGTCAGCTAAGTACATATCGGTATCTGCACCCGACACAGCTTTCACCAAAGCAATATATTGGCCGTTATTACTATGACCATCAACACTCAACATTTGCTCATTTTTAAAAACTAGCTCACGTGAGTAATCACTACTATTGTAATGATACACATCCATTGCTTTTGCATCACGCTCATTGGTTTTAACATAAAATGAGCCATCGTCCAGCCAGCCCATAAATGAGGCTTTTAAATTTTCACCGGGGGTTAGATCTTTTACTGTGCCGTCTTGCTCTTGGACATACAAATGGTTCAGCTCATTACCACCTTGGTCAGCGCTATATAAAAAGCGATCATCATTTGGGAACCAACTAACACCAAATACGGTGTCTTTGTCAGATTTACTTAATTGTGTAGGCGCCGAACCATCGATAGGATATCGGTAAACATTAAACACACCTGTTGCATCACTGGAAACTAATACGGCAGTACCATTATGATTTATTGATGAGCCAAATACAGTGGTAGTTTGATAAAACTGCTCGGCACTGTATGTGTTACTCGCCGTTGCCGTCGTTTGTATTTTAGCGGTATTAGAACTGTCAGTTGTATTCGCTGCTTGCTCTGAACAGGCGACGATCCCTAACGCTAAAGGGACGAGAGATAAATAGCTTATTAACTTCATTATTGTTCCTTGTTTTTAGTCTTTTATTCCAGATTGATGTTTAAATATCAGTAACTACCATAAAAGGAATTGGTCAACTTATCTACAACTTTATTATTTACAAAGTAATAAAGATATTCTCTCAATTTGTACGAAAAAACTCTGACAAAAGGACTATGTATACTATTGATTTAACGATAATTAATAACTTATATCTAGCTATACAAGGGGCTGTACATAGACTTACAAAACTATTTCAAATAAGCCTTACAATTTTGCACCTAATCGACCTATAATTTAAATAAAATTAAAAACAAAATAAGCTGGAGTAACTTTCATGAACACGGCAAAACTTTTTCCCTTCATACTTTCTTTATTTATTTTAAGCGCTTGTAATGAACCACAAGTAATCGCTCCTGAAAAAGTTGAAGTGATCGTTACGCAGCTAAGCCAAAAAAATATTCCTTTGTATGGCCATTATATTGCTAATACCCAAGCTTCCCTTGATGTTGAAGTACGAGCCCGAGTAGAGGGTTACCTTGAACAACAACATTTTTTAGAAGGTAGTTTCGTGATTAAAGATCAACTGCTCTATTCTATTGATGATGGTCCGTACCAAGCCGCACTTGCCAGTGCTCAAGCCAGTCATATTCAAGCGAAAAATGCGTTAGCAAAAGCTAATAGAGATGTAAAAAGAATTAAACCACTTTATGAGCAAGATGCTTCC comes from the Thalassotalea nanhaiensis genome and includes:
- a CDS encoding S9 family peptidase, with the translated sequence MKLISYLSLVPLALGIVACSEQAANTTDSSNTAKIQTTATASNTYSAEQFYQTTTVFGSSINHNGTAVLVSSDATGVFNVYRYPIDGSAPTQLSKSDKDTVFGVSWFPNDDRFLYSADQGGNELNHLYVQEQDGTVKDLTPGENLKASFMGWLDDGSFYVKTNERDAKAMDVYHYNSSDYSRELVFKNEQMLSVDGHSNNGQYIALVKAVSGADTDMYLADLTSDDQTPKLLSTSQGAIEEGIYTFTADSTSLIYGTNEFGEYNQAWSYNIATKERSLYYKSDWDVSFVDFSKDGKYATVGVNNDAQTQLHISDVATGKAIDLPKLPAGDLRGVNFSNDSSQMVFYINSDVSPSNLFTYKLGSASANQLTETLNADMRASDLVASEVVRFKSFDGLVVPGLLYKPKTASAEHKVPALVWVHGGPGGQSRKGYRAVIQHLVNQGYAIFAVNNRGSSGYGKTFYHLDDKNHGENDLQDIVYGKKHLQSLDWVDADKIGVIGGSYGGYMTMAAMAFTDEFEVGINIFGVTNWLRTLESIPPWWEAFKVALYDEMGDPATDEERLRRISPLFHAKNITKPVLVVQGANDPRVLQVESDEMVAGIRANNVPVEYVLFDDEGHGFRKKVNRITASNAYVDFLKQHL
- a CDS encoding SIR2 family NAD-dependent protein deacylase; amino-acid sequence: MKNTLYITGAGVSSESGIPTFRGEDGFWTIGSKNYTPMEMATRAMYENNPVEFLSWYYHRFATYRNHGPNEVHRWLSDKNLITQNIDGLDGKAGNKDYIAIHGRLDQMTLYHQQGDDVSCIATPWEDVDSDNLVTSLLEIFNIDQQTKRPKLNQSNKPYVLLFDEYYTDLYRITEAQERMMAAEKMVFIGTSFSVNITQMALRAGINNRIPIEIVDPAPIELPYEHVTYHKMKASEYIQQA